A window of Pullulanibacillus sp. KACC 23026 genomic DNA:
ATGTCCTTATAAGTCCTTGTCTCCCCATAAGGAATCATTTGAAGCGCTTTCCATACCTTGATCTGAAAAGGTGATCCTTTTAATACGATCGGGAGGTCAAAAGCGGTCAGTTGTCCTTGGAAATAAGCCTCAAGCTGTCTACGAATCTCTGATGTATGATCCTCATCAAACACCAGCTCGTTATGGAGCATGTGCTTCTTAGCCCATGCTTTGATTAGGCCTTCTTCATCTACTAAATGCCCAAAGGAGACATAACAAAGCCCTGCCTCCACAGAGCCTAAAGTAAGCGGTCCAATCGGACTTTCCATTTCATTAACATAGATTAATGGTTTCTTCTCCATACGTTCCCCTTCTTTAATACATAATTATAATAAGGAAGGGCTGGCTTTTCCCAATAAAGCCTTGAAAGAGCCAATCCTCCAAAACATAAATGCCCATTTTATAATTAAACGGTTGATCAAAAGGAGTGAAGGCAA
This region includes:
- a CDS encoding methylated-DNA--[protein]-cysteine S-methyltransferase, producing MEKKPLIYVNEMESPIGPLTLGSVEAGLCYVSFGHLVDEEGLIKAWAKKHMLHNELVFDEDHTSEIRRQLEAYFQGQLTAFDLPIVLKGSPFQIKVWKALQMIPYGETRTYKDIAAIIGNPKSVRAVGGANNKNPIPIIIPCHRVIGSNGALVGYGGGLDKKEYLLAIENNQSS